In Campylobacter vicugnae, a genomic segment contains:
- the rpsU gene encoding 30S ribosomal protein S21 — protein MPGVKVHPNESFDEAYRRFKKQTDRNLVVTEVRARRFFEPMTEIRKKQKISARKKMLKRLYMLRRYESKL, from the coding sequence GTGCCAGGAGTTAAGGTACATCCAAATGAGTCTTTTGATGAAGCATATAGACGCTTTAAAAAACAAACTGACCGTAACTTAGTAGTTACTGAAGTTCGTGCTAGACGCTTTTTTGAGCCTATGACTGAAATTCGTAAAAAACAAAAAATCTCAGCTCGTAAAAAAATGCTTAAAAGACTTTATATGCTTAGACGCTATGAGTCAAAACTCTAA